TGTACGCCCACGTAAACGCCGGTATGTAAAGATATACCTTTAGCGGCAGCAATACTTTGGGCTTTGGCGACCAGGGTTTTGGCATAAGGCTCACTCATATCCGGGAACCGGGGTCCCAGGGTATCATCGTTACGCCCTCTGAGCGGATGTTCCGGCTGCAGGTTGATGTGGTCTGTGATGATCATCAGGTCTCCTACCCTGAAAGCTTTGTTCATTCCCCCTGCTGCATTGGAAATAAGGAGGGTGTGAATGCCCAGGGCTTTCATAACCCTTACGGGAAAGGTCACCTGCTGCATGCTGAGGCCTTCATAATAATGAAAACGGCCAGCCATTGCCACTACAGAACGGCCATTGAGCCTGCCCAGGATGAGTTTTCCGGAATGGCCTTCCACGGTGGCGGGTGGAAAATGGGGGATATCATTATAAGAGATCTCCGTTTTATCCGTTATCTCCCCGGCCAGGTTTCCCAGGCCGCTGCCCAGGATAATGCCCACCTGTGGCGCTTCCTTTGCATATTGCTGTATAAATGCGGTTGCTTCGTTGATCTGTGCGGGCATGGCAAAAATTTATGCCCGGCAAAGTTAATCCTATATTACATATGAAGAGCTTCCCCCAAAGAATTCACCTTTCTAAAACATAAATTGCCTATTTTAGCGCCCAAATTTAAATACCGATGAATTTACACGAGTACCAGGCGAAAGAACTGTTGAAAAAATATAACGTACCGGTGCAGGAAGGTATCCCGGTAGATACTCCGGAAGCTGCAGCTGAGGCTTACAAGCAACTGAAAGTTCAGTTTGGCAACGAGTTTTCCGTAGTGAAAGCGCAAATCCACGCTGGTGGTCGTGGTAAAGGCAAAATTGTAGGAACTGAGCAACGTGGCGTAGCGGTAGGAAAAAATGCAGAAGATGTTAAGACCATAGCCGGCAATATCCTTGGCGGTACACTGGTGACCATACAAACAGGTGAAGCCGGTAAAGTGGTGAATAAAGTACTGGTAGCCCAGGACGTTTACTATCCCGGTCCCAATCCTATCAAGGAATTATACCTCTCTATCCTGCTGGACAGGGCTAAAGGTACCAATGTGATCATGTATTCTACCGAAGGCGGTATGGATATTGAAGAAGTAGCACACAGTACTCCTGAAAAAATATTCAAAGAGTGGGTATACCCAGGCGGTAAACTGGAACCATTCCAGGCGCGCAAAATCGCTTTCAACTTTGGTTTGAGCGGTGAAGCTTTCAAAAACATGGTGAAATTCGTGACCAACCTGTATAATGCTTATGTTGGACTGGATGCTGCCATGCTGGAGATCAACCCCCTCTTCAAAACCAGCGATGAAAAGATCATTGCGGTGGATTGCAAACTGAACCTGGACGATAACGCATTGCTCCGTCATCCTGACCTGGTGGCCCTGCGTGATACAACAGAAGAAGATGCTACCGAAGTAGAAGCCGGTAAACACAACCTGAACTTTGTGAAGCTGGATGGTAACGTAGGTTGTATGGTAAACGGTGCCGGTCTGGCCATGGCTACCATGGACATGATCAAACTGAGCGGTGGTGAACCAGCTAACTTCCTGGACGTAGGAGGTTCTGCAAACGCACAAACCGTTGAAGCAGGTTTCCGCATCATCCTGAAAGATCCTAAAGTGAAGGCGATCCTCATCAATATCTTTGGTGGTATCGTTCGTTGCGACAGGGTGGCACAGGGTGTTATTGATGCTTACCAATCCATCGGCACCATCAAGGTTCCTATCATTGTACGTTTACAAGGTACCAATGCAGAAGAAGCGAAGCAACTTATCGAGGAAAGCGGCCTGAAAGTACAGTCTGCCATCCTGCTGAGTGAAGCAGCTGCCCTGGTGAACAAAGCGGTAAACGCTTAATAAACACAGAGATAATGTTTTGATAATAAGTGGCCAGCAAATATGCTGGCCATTTTTTTATGCCTTTCCCCTATATTTGGTATCCATAAAACCCCAATATATGTACCTCCGTATTCTAACCATTGCAGCATCCGTTACCGTTCTGTTAGCCCCAGCCTACTATTGATAAGATCCAGAAATTGCTGACTGCCAATGCAGGGTATAAAGCACATACGGATAACAGTGGCACGCCCGCCCGTAATAAAAAACTTTCTGAAGAAAGAGCCCAGGCCGTAAAGGCTGCGCTGACGGCAAAAGGGATTGAGGCCGGCCGTTTAACCGCAAAAGGTATCGGGCAAGGATAAACCTGTTGCAGATAATGCTTAGAAGAAGGCAAAGGAAAGAACCGCAGCGTGGAGATTGTGAAAATCCAGTATCTTTGGTTTCCATCCTTCTTACTTAAAATGTGCAAACGGTTATTGGTCTTATCCTTTAACATAATATACGCATGTTACGCATCCGCCAATTTTTTCTCATCTGCTCCGGCGCTCATCTGCCGATGCTGAAACGCGCTCCTTCAGAACTGAACAAGTACGCAGGTATTGGCGCTACTATTTTCTTCACAGGATTACTGGCAGCTCTTTCGGGAGGTTATGCCCTCTGGACGGTGTTTCAGCAACCCTGGGCTGCTGTGGTATTTGCACTCGTCTGGGGCCTGATGATCTTCAACCTGGACCGGTACATTGTTTCCAGCATGAAAAAGCGGGAACGCTTCCGGGATGAATTCCTCATGGCCCTGCCACGTATCGTCCTGGCATTGCTGATCGCTATTGTTATTTCCAAACCACTGGAACTGCAGATCTTTAATAAAGAGATCCAGGCAGAACTGGTGATCATGGAGCAACAGAAATTCAAAGCCCAGGAAGATAAGGTGAAAGAACGTTTTCAGGCCCGCAGCGCTACCCTGAATGCACGTTTGCAAACATTACAGCAGCAAATGGCCACGCAGGCGGCACGCAGGGATACCTTACAATTACTGGCACAGCAGGAAGCAGATGGCACCGGTGGCTCCAGGCTCAAAAACCTGGGCCCTATCTATAAAGCCAAAAAAGCAGATGCGGATAGTGCGCAGGCTGCCTGGGAAGCTTTAAACGAACAGTATGCGGCAGGCCGGGCTGAACTGGCAACCGTGGATTCAGCGGTTACCAATACCATTGCACAGTTGAAAAGAGATCAGCTGAATGGCTTTGCTTCCCGGCTGGATGCACTGGGTACTATTACAAAAAACAGTACGCCTATCCGTTGGGCCAACTGGTTCATTATCTTGTTATTCATTGCCATTGAAACAGCGCCTGTATTTGTAAAACTGATCTCGCCCCGGGGGCCTTATGACGATCTGCTGGAACAACATGAATACGGATTCACCATGCATAATAAGGAAAGAAAGGCCATGCTTACACTTGAAACGGATGAACGTATTGCAGTGCGGACGGGAGAAAGTGAACACAGGATAAAAAATGCCGCTTTTTCTTAAAAATATTTTAACCGGGTTTATGGAATCAGGTGGATTATTTCATCCTTTGTAAAACTAACGGCTATGTGCAAACGAAAACGCAAAGAATTTATATATCGCCGGTCCATTTTCTAAAACCATTCAAGAAACGTTAACTAGTAGCAAATGTTACCCCTTGCCCTCCGTTTACGGGGGGCATTTGTTTTTGTTTATCCCCTCAACTTTCCGTACATTAAATTATGCAAGTACATATCAAAACAATTCATGAAAGCAGCGCTGCGGCTGGTTGGGCGGGGCCGCGCAGCCTGGTGATAGATCGTACGCCCAGGGCCGGAGGATTGGGGATCGGGTTCAGCGGAGAAGAGCTCTTTATGATGGCTATCGGTGCCAGTATCTGTAATGATCTGTATCGGGAAGCTGCACTATGGCAGGTAGTTATCCGGCATGTGGAGATCATTGTGAATGGCGACTGGGGCGGAGAACCTGCAAAGGCCAGCAATATACGTTACGACATCAAAGTGGAGTCTGCTGCGCCCCGTGAAAAGATTGAAGAGCTGATCCGGCATACGGACCAGATTGCAGAGATCCCGCTTTCATTAAGATCGGGGGCAGCTGTGAAACTGAATCATGTGGAAGTGATACGATGAGTTAAACAGGGGGGCTTATTTTGAACACCGGCTAAGCAGTTCAATATCTGCTTCACTTACTCGCTCACCAGTTCCACTTCGTATACCGGGCTGAAGAGGTATACTTTTTTCGATGGTACTTCTTCGCAACGGTACCGTTTGCGGATCCTTTCTCCTTTCCGGAATATCCTTCCGTCCTTCGTTTTAAATAACTGACCCGGCGGCAATTGCTCTACCAGGTAATGATTATCTTTTTTCCGGTCGTACCGTTTTAATACTCTCATTAAACCTTCATCCGCACAGGAGCTGGCACCGGGATTATGCAGGCTTTCCCTTACAGCGGCTTCCACATCCGGCGGCATGTATTGTTTACCCACAAACTCCCGGAGGATCTTGCTGTATTCCTGTTTCCATTCCTTTCCATGGGCAGATACCCTGTTCCCATAGATCATGAAAGTGACCAGGTGAGCTATCTCGTGCAGTAAAGTAAGGAGGAAGGCATATTTATTCAGACCACCATTGATACTGATGCGGTGGCCTTTTTCCTGGTAAGGATGACGATAATCTCCCAATACGCTCTGCCTTTCCCTGGTAATGGTCAGATGCACTTTATAGTGGGTGATGTATTCAATCACCTGCTCAAAGGTCCCATCCGGCAGATAACCGGCCAATGCATGTAATGGAGCTTCCTGCTTCAAGCGCTACGATTTCTTTTTGCTGGTTCGGATCAAATGACTGGTCTCGAATACGGTGTATACAAGATAGAAGAACATGAACAGAAAGATAGTGGCTTTGCTTACACGGGTACGGTTTACGATCACATAGACCGCAATCGCTACTACGCAAAGCATCAATTTAGCCAGGGTAGACGCATAAACAGAACGCACAATGACATTCGCGTTTTCGCTCGTCATGCCTTTGCGGTTCAGTGAATAACTGATGAGTGTGATCAGTGCCATGACAATGTTGCCTGCCACCAGCACTTCATAATGTACGCCCAGCGTTTGGAGCAGCCAGGTCTTTAAGAGAAATAAGGCGGCAGTGATCCCTATGAAAACAACTGCCAGCCAGAGAATAAATTTATCGGTCATGCTTACTGGTATCTTTAACAATCTTCCACAAAAGTAGTGCTAAAGCCAGTAAAGAAAAAATGATCATGAACAGCGGGAACTTCATGCCCAGCCACTGATCCAACAGATACCCCAGCCATAAGGAAATACCAATGGCCGCCATCATTTGAAATGCAAGTCCGGCGTAACGCCAGAGCATGTTATACGGTCTCTTCCTGGAGGACTGTTCTTCCATTTTTAGAATCCGAATGATTATAGGATGATGAAGCAGAAGCTGCTGCAGGCGCATCATTAGGATCCATATAGCAACGGCCATTGAACTTTACCGTAGGCTCCATTTCAAAATGTGCTGTGTATATATCTCCTTTGATCAAAGCATTGCCTTTCAGGAAGAGTAATTCCTCTACCTTAATAATACCCGTCACTTTCCCCAGGACGTCTGCACTCTGGCAGACCAGATCGCCATTGATCTCCCCTTCCGGTCCCACAACGATCTTTGCCTTTGTGGATACCAGTCCGTTCACCTGGCCATCTATACGAATATCACCCTCGCACGCAATATCGCCATTGATAGTGGTGCCGTTACCGATAAGGTTAATGTTGGACGTAGGCATGAGCCCCTTGGCATCGCCTTTCTTTGTTTGGTTAAACATAGGTTCGAAGGTTTTCAGTTTTTAAGATAATATGGTCAAAATTAAAGACGTTGGTAAGATAGTTAAATATATTGATATGTGTATTATAATATTATTAAATCTCCCGGGAGCTGCATTGCGTTAATAGGTACTATTGTCCACTTTGGGCACTTTGAGCATATTTGTATCCAGTTGGATATTGCCGCCGATCACGTTTTTCAGGTTATCCAGGTATTGGTCGCGGGTAACGATGGACCTTTCCAGGGAATCGGCCCTCATCCGTAACTGCAGGAACTCCTTCCTTTGCTTCAGGTCCCCGTAACCGGGAATGTAGTAACGCAGGGGAGTGAACACAACAGTGGCCACTGTAATGGCTACCAGTAAAACGAACAGGGTGCTCAATGCTATATATACACTCATACGGGAGAGGCGGAATGCCGTTACCTCTTCATAGGTATCGTCATTCATGATCACCAGCCTGTATTTGTGGTTTAACCTGTCGAGGCTCCTTTTGTTTTTGTCTTCTGCCATTGCGTTCAGTTACGGAGATGTATTCTTTTTTGTTAATGTAAAGATTGTGGAATTTCCCGAAAAATCAATCAAAAATCGTAATTCTCATAAAGTTAGGCAATAATATGGGTACGCTCTTCCTCTCGGCAAAGAAAAAAATAATCATATCTTTAAAATATTTTTTCCAATTCCTTAGTTTATATAATAGTTCTTATTGACCCTGGTTAAATACATGAATTGTTCTAGATCCTTATATGTACGCGCTTGTGTGGTAAGTCTGATAATGTGTTGCGGGGCACAGGCCGTATTTGGGCAAAGCCAGGTTAATAAACCTGTTAAAGTAGAAGATCGGCGCCCTCCTTCTGAAAAAATGGCCGAAAAACGCTGGACCATCAAGCGAAAGCTGGTGCAGAACACTGTGACCCGGTACAACTATTACTATCACGCCAAACTCAAGCTGGAGGGTGTGCTGAAAGGCATTAACACCCAACGGCAGGATAACTATAATGTATTCCTCCCCTTCTACCCTTTTTCTGTTGATAAACTGAACCTGAATACCACAGACCTGGACTCCGTGATCCAGAAAGCCTCTGTAGCCGTACAGATCCACGATCCGCGCAGTAAATG
This DNA window, taken from Chitinophaga niabensis, encodes the following:
- a CDS encoding purine-nucleoside phosphorylase, which translates into the protein MPAQINEATAFIQQYAKEAPQVGIILGSGLGNLAGEITDKTEISYNDIPHFPPATVEGHSGKLILGRLNGRSVVAMAGRFHYYEGLSMQQVTFPVRVMKALGIHTLLISNAAGGMNKAFRVGDLMIITDHINLQPEHPLRGRNDDTLGPRFPDMSEPYAKTLVAKAQSIAAAKGISLHTGVYVGVQGPTFETRAEYKFMHIIGGDAVGMSTVPEVIVAIHSGLKVFAMSVITDLGIREEDNVITHEEVLAAAKAAEPHLTYIFRELVQQL
- the sucC gene encoding ADP-forming succinate--CoA ligase subunit beta; amino-acid sequence: MNLHEYQAKELLKKYNVPVQEGIPVDTPEAAAEAYKQLKVQFGNEFSVVKAQIHAGGRGKGKIVGTEQRGVAVGKNAEDVKTIAGNILGGTLVTIQTGEAGKVVNKVLVAQDVYYPGPNPIKELYLSILLDRAKGTNVIMYSTEGGMDIEEVAHSTPEKIFKEWVYPGGKLEPFQARKIAFNFGLSGEAFKNMVKFVTNLYNAYVGLDAAMLEINPLFKTSDEKIIAVDCKLNLDDNALLRHPDLVALRDTTEEDATEVEAGKHNLNFVKLDGNVGCMVNGAGLAMATMDMIKLSGGEPANFLDVGGSANAQTVEAGFRIILKDPKVKAILINIFGGIVRCDRVAQGVIDAYQSIGTIKVPIIVRLQGTNAEEAKQLIEESGLKVQSAILLSEAAALVNKAVNA
- a CDS encoding OmpA family protein, with product MQKLLTANAGYKAHTDNSGTPARNKKLSEERAQAVKAALTAKGIEAGRLTAKGIGQG
- a CDS encoding DUF4407 domain-containing protein translates to MLRIRQFFLICSGAHLPMLKRAPSELNKYAGIGATIFFTGLLAALSGGYALWTVFQQPWAAVVFALVWGLMIFNLDRYIVSSMKKRERFRDEFLMALPRIVLALLIAIVISKPLELQIFNKEIQAELVIMEQQKFKAQEDKVKERFQARSATLNARLQTLQQQMATQAARRDTLQLLAQQEADGTGGSRLKNLGPIYKAKKADADSAQAAWEALNEQYAAGRAELATVDSAVTNTIAQLKRDQLNGFASRLDALGTITKNSTPIRWANWFIILLFIAIETAPVFVKLISPRGPYDDLLEQHEYGFTMHNKERKAMLTLETDERIAVRTGESEHRIKNAAFS
- a CDS encoding OsmC family protein, yielding MQVHIKTIHESSAAAGWAGPRSLVIDRTPRAGGLGIGFSGEELFMMAIGASICNDLYREAALWQVVIRHVEIIVNGDWGGEPAKASNIRYDIKVESAAPREKIEELIRHTDQIAEIPLSLRSGAAVKLNHVEVIR
- a CDS encoding SprT-like domain-containing protein; the protein is MKQEAPLHALAGYLPDGTFEQVIEYITHYKVHLTITRERQSVLGDYRHPYQEKGHRISINGGLNKYAFLLTLLHEIAHLVTFMIYGNRVSAHGKEWKQEYSKILREFVGKQYMPPDVEAAVRESLHNPGASSCADEGLMRVLKRYDRKKDNHYLVEQLPPGQLFKTKDGRIFRKGERIRKRYRCEEVPSKKVYLFSPVYEVELVSE
- a CDS encoding AtpZ/AtpI family protein — translated: MLWRYAGLAFQMMAAIGISLWLGYLLDQWLGMKFPLFMIIFSLLALALLLWKIVKDTSKHDR
- a CDS encoding bactofilin family protein; amino-acid sequence: MFNQTKKGDAKGLMPTSNINLIGNGTTINGDIACEGDIRIDGQVNGLVSTKAKIVVGPEGEINGDLVCQSADVLGKVTGIIKVEELLFLKGNALIKGDIYTAHFEMEPTVKFNGRCYMDPNDAPAAASASSSYNHSDSKNGRTVLQEETV